From Planctomycetota bacterium, a single genomic window includes:
- a CDS encoding gamma-glutamyltransferase family protein translates to MKVARSQKGMVVAAHPLAAEAGREILAEGGNAVEAAVAVSLALGVVEPFASGLGGGGFMIVSPSGSIGKTEVLDGRAKVSSLLTEEYVYPRGVMLPWVPKIGPLSVAVPGLARLLDTALKKFGRKMPLSRLARRAIALAADGFEVGEVYVYCSALFESTVRSTPECARIFYNNGVRFKPGERLVQKDLARTLRIVADRGFEACYTGEVGLAMARAVNATGPVWGRDDLARYEVKIRPPLSADVAGHRVATTPPPSRGGAGILQTLLRYDPDPVALARLLRTIFRELDPVVGDPDLMPVDLTKLSEGPQGPPGGGGTSHFVVVDSEGTVVSMSQTIGHFFGSGVIAQGYGVLLNDDLSDMERFPGHPNSIAAGKRSVANMAPTIVFRQGRPRLALGTPGSLRIFPALAQVIGNVLFQGMDLERAVAAGRVHWEDNRFFFEGDIPEEIRARARRELDQPVSERRRQDLFFGGVHGVEILDDGTIVGVADPRREGVALPL, encoded by the coding sequence ATGAAGGTCGCGCGTTCTCAGAAGGGCATGGTCGTGGCCGCCCATCCGCTGGCGGCGGAGGCGGGGCGCGAGATTCTGGCCGAAGGGGGCAACGCCGTCGAGGCGGCGGTGGCGGTTTCGCTCGCGCTGGGGGTGGTGGAGCCGTTCGCCTCGGGGCTCGGAGGCGGGGGCTTCATGATCGTTTCCCCGAGCGGCTCGATCGGGAAGACGGAGGTTCTCGACGGCCGCGCGAAGGTCTCTTCGCTTCTGACGGAGGAGTACGTCTATCCCCGCGGGGTCATGCTTCCCTGGGTGCCCAAGATCGGGCCGCTCTCGGTCGCGGTGCCCGGCCTGGCGCGCCTTCTGGACACGGCGCTCAAGAAATTCGGGCGCAAGATGCCGCTTTCGAGGCTCGCGCGCCGCGCCATCGCTCTGGCGGCCGACGGCTTCGAGGTGGGCGAGGTCTACGTCTATTGTTCGGCCCTCTTCGAGAGCACCGTGCGCAGCACCCCCGAGTGCGCGCGCATCTTCTACAACAACGGCGTGCGTTTCAAGCCGGGCGAACGGCTCGTTCAGAAGGACCTGGCCCGGACGCTCCGGATCGTGGCCGACCGCGGTTTCGAAGCCTGCTATACGGGCGAAGTCGGCCTGGCCATGGCGCGCGCGGTCAACGCCACGGGCCCCGTGTGGGGGCGCGACGACCTGGCGCGGTACGAGGTCAAGATCCGGCCTCCTCTCTCGGCGGACGTCGCCGGTCACCGGGTGGCCACGACGCCGCCGCCGTCCCGCGGGGGCGCCGGAATCCTCCAGACGCTTCTGCGGTATGACCCGGATCCGGTCGCCCTGGCGCGCCTGCTGCGCACGATCTTCCGGGAGCTCGATCCCGTCGTCGGCGACCCGGACCTCATGCCGGTCGATCTCACGAAGCTTTCCGAAGGTCCGCAGGGCCCCCCGGGCGGGGGCGGGACGAGCCATTTCGTCGTCGTGGATTCCGAGGGCACCGTCGTCTCCATGAGCCAGACGATCGGGCACTTCTTCGGCAGCGGCGTGATCGCCCAGGGATACGGCGTGCTTCTCAACGACGATCTGTCGGACATGGAGCGTTTTCCGGGGCATCCGAATTCCATCGCCGCGGGGAAGCGGTCGGTGGCCAACATGGCTCCCACGATCGTCTTCCGGCAGGGACGGCCCCGGCTGGCGCTCGGCACGCCGGGGAGTCTGCGCATCTTCCCGGCGCTGGCGCAGGTGATCGGCAACGTGCTTTTCCAGGGCATGGATCTGGAGCGCGCCGTGGCTGCCGGGCGGGTCCACTGGGAGGACAACCGTTTCTTCTTCGAGGGCGACATTCCGGAGGAAATCCGCGCGCGCGCCCGACGGGAGCTCGACCAGCCGGTTTCCGAGCGCCGCCGGCAGGATCTCTTCTTCGGCGGCGTTCACGGCGTGGAGATTCTCGACGACGGGACGATCGTGGGCGTGGCCGATCCCCGGCGCGAGGGCGTGGCGCTGCCGCTATGA
- a CDS encoding thioesterase family protein — MSYKFSTEIRVRLPETDAMGIVFHGYFFTYFDVARMDYLRNLHLVEAFGTGRGANLIVHASAEFRSPARFDDVLAVQSRVSRIGNTSLTFEFRVAHRPEGRTVAEGRSVHVMIDPATWRPVRVPEEIRRGIRAFEGTDLVEEG, encoded by the coding sequence ATGAGCTACAAGTTCTCGACCGAGATCCGCGTCCGCCTGCCCGAAACCGACGCCATGGGCATCGTCTTCCACGGCTACTTCTTCACCTACTTCGACGTGGCTCGGATGGATTATCTCCGGAACCTCCACCTCGTCGAGGCGTTCGGGACGGGCCGGGGAGCCAACCTCATCGTGCACGCCTCCGCGGAGTTCCGCTCCCCCGCCCGCTTCGACGACGTGCTGGCGGTTCAGAGCCGCGTGAGCCGGATCGGCAACACCTCGCTCACGTTCGAATTTCGCGTGGCGCACCGGCCGGAGGGGCGCACGGTGGCCGAGGGCCGCAGCGTCCACGTCATGATCGACCCGGCCACCTGGAGGCCCGTGCGCGTTCCGGAGGAGATCCGCCGGGGCATCCGGGCCTTCGAGGGAACGGACCTCGTCGAAGAAGGGTAA
- a CDS encoding pitrilysin family protein: MKTLRRRAVLSLAASLLLSAAAPPIGAQETELRLPVEETVLDNGLRVLVVRRAESPRVFCSLWWRVGSVHERPGLTGLSHFFEHMMFMGTDVIGTTDARRDAEINARIEDVMNRVRQIDLARLEASRRGDPPDPALENRRAELLKDYDALVEEQKKISIPEHLAKIFQAQGGTGLNATTSYDRTNYFVELPANKVELFCWLESDRFLKPVFRSFYPEREVVKEERRMRTESTPTGLVQEAYWALFWQAHPYGWPVIGWMSDIEQYTAADARRYYETHYSPENATAIFVGDLDPAEVRELCRRYFGRLRRFPGGRPPVVTQEPEQNGERRLHAEADAPGEVAVRWHGPSGVHRDSAALDLLMAIFAGRSGRLYRPLVEEKALAVDVESWYWSLRYGGVIHVGLTLREGADPAAAERALLDLVEDVRKNGVTERELQKARNRQTADLVRQLKTYSGIAQQLGYFETIGTWRDFDAYVRNLQSATAADLKRCAEQYLRPAGRNVLVLRRKGAR, encoded by the coding sequence TTGAAGACCCTCCGCCGACGTGCGGTCCTGAGTCTCGCGGCGTCGCTGCTGCTCTCGGCGGCCGCGCCTCCGATCGGCGCCCAGGAAACGGAGCTCCGCCTCCCGGTCGAGGAAACCGTTCTCGACAACGGTCTGCGGGTGCTCGTCGTCCGGCGCGCCGAATCGCCCCGCGTCTTCTGCTCCCTCTGGTGGCGCGTGGGATCCGTCCACGAACGCCCCGGGCTGACCGGCCTGTCCCACTTCTTCGAGCACATGATGTTCATGGGAACGGACGTCATCGGCACGACCGACGCCCGCCGCGACGCGGAGATCAACGCCCGCATCGAGGACGTCATGAACCGCGTGCGGCAGATCGACCTGGCCCGGCTCGAGGCGTCCCGCCGCGGCGATCCGCCCGATCCGGCGCTGGAGAACCGCCGGGCGGAGCTTCTCAAGGACTACGACGCCCTCGTCGAGGAGCAGAAGAAGATCTCCATTCCCGAACACCTGGCCAAGATTTTCCAGGCTCAGGGCGGCACCGGGCTGAACGCCACGACCTCCTACGACCGCACGAACTACTTCGTCGAGCTTCCGGCCAACAAGGTGGAACTGTTCTGCTGGCTGGAAAGCGACCGGTTCCTCAAGCCCGTCTTCCGGAGCTTCTATCCCGAGCGGGAGGTGGTCAAGGAGGAGCGCCGGATGCGGACCGAATCCACCCCCACGGGGCTCGTTCAGGAAGCCTACTGGGCGCTCTTCTGGCAGGCGCACCCCTACGGATGGCCCGTCATCGGCTGGATGAGCGACATCGAGCAGTACACCGCGGCCGACGCGCGCCGCTATTACGAGACGCACTATTCGCCCGAGAACGCGACGGCCATTTTCGTCGGAGATCTCGATCCGGCGGAGGTCCGGGAGCTCTGCCGGCGGTATTTCGGGAGGCTGCGCCGGTTCCCGGGCGGGCGCCCCCCCGTGGTGACCCAGGAACCCGAGCAGAACGGCGAGCGGCGGCTGCACGCCGAGGCGGACGCCCCCGGCGAGGTCGCGGTCCGCTGGCACGGCCCTTCGGGGGTCCACCGGGATTCCGCCGCCCTGGACCTCCTCATGGCGATCTTCGCGGGCCGCTCCGGAAGGCTGTACCGGCCCCTCGTCGAGGAGAAGGCGCTCGCCGTGGACGTCGAGAGCTGGTACTGGTCGCTCCGGTACGGCGGCGTGATCCACGTGGGGCTGACCCTGCGCGAAGGCGCCGACCCGGCGGCCGCGGAGCGCGCGCTTCTGGACCTCGTGGAGGACGTCCGAAAAAACGGCGTCACGGAGCGCGAGCTTCAGAAGGCCCGCAACCGCCAGACGGCCGACCTCGTGCGGCAGCTGAAGACCTACTCCGGCATCGCCCAGCAGCTCGGCTACTTCGAGACGATCGGAACGTGGCGGGACTTCGACGCGTACGTTCGCAACCTTCAATCGGCCACGGCGGCGGACCTCAAGCGTTGCGCGGAGCAGTATCTGCGTCCCGCCGGACGCAACGTGCTCGTCCTGCGCCGGAAGGGGGCCCGATGA